The Phenylobacterium koreense genome window below encodes:
- a CDS encoding ATP-dependent Clp protease proteolytic subunit gives MRDPQITALNLVPMVVEQTSRGERAFDIFSRLLKERVIFLNGPVEDGMSALICAQLLYLEAENPKKEIQMYINSPGGVVTSGLAIYDTMQYIRSPVVTLCMGMAASMGSFLLMAGEKGQRIALPNSRIMVHQPSGGYSGKASDIERHAEDIIKTKRRLNEIYAKHTGRSYDEVEEKLDRDTFMTPEEAKEWGLVDHVIERRAED, from the coding sequence ATGCGTGACCCGCAGATCACCGCGCTGAACCTGGTGCCCATGGTGGTGGAGCAGACCAGCCGCGGCGAACGCGCCTTCGATATCTTCTCGCGCCTGCTCAAGGAGCGGGTGATCTTCCTGAACGGTCCGGTCGAGGACGGCATGTCGGCGCTGATCTGCGCCCAGCTCCTCTATCTCGAGGCCGAAAACCCGAAGAAAGAGATCCAGATGTACATCAACTCCCCCGGCGGGGTGGTGACGTCCGGTCTCGCGATCTACGACACCATGCAGTACATCCGCTCGCCGGTCGTGACGCTCTGCATGGGCATGGCGGCCTCGATGGGCTCGTTCCTGCTGATGGCTGGCGAGAAAGGCCAGCGTATCGCACTGCCGAACAGCCGCATCATGGTGCACCAGCCCTCGGGCGGTTACTCGGGCAAGGCCTCGGACATCGAGCGCCACGCCGAGGATATCATCAAGACCAAGCGCCGGCTGAACGAGATCTACGCCAAGCACACCGGCCGTTCGTACGACGAGGTCGAGGAGAAGCTCGACCGCGACACCTTCATGACCCCGGAAGAGGCCAAGGAGTGGGGTCTGGTCGACCACGTGATCGAACGCCGCGCCGAAGACTGA